GGCTGGTCCTACTATGCCTATTCCTCCACGCTTGCCGCGCGCGGGGAACGCATGTGGATCGCCTATTCGCCGATCCAGACCGACAAGACGGTCGACGGCCTGAAGGAAATGCTGAAGGAAGTCACCGATTACACGAGCAAACGTCCGGCTACCGAAGCCGAACTCGACAAGATGAAGGACACCCGCATCAATGCGCTGCCGGGTGCCATCGAAACGTCGGGCGATGTGATGGGTGACCTGCTGCAGAACGACCGCTTCGGTCGTCCGTACAATCACGCCGAAACGCTGAAGGAACGCTTCAGCAGCATGGACCTTGAAACCATCCGCGCCGCTGCCGACACCTATCTGAAGCCCGAAGGGCTGACCTGGGTGCTGGTGGGTGACCGCGCCAAGATCGAAAAAGGCGTGCGTGAGCTCGGCCTCGGGGAAGTCAGCTTCCTCGATGTGGACGGTAATCCGGTCGAATAGGCCTGAAATATCTGCCTTTGGGCCGGCGGTACGCCGCCGGCTCTTTATCATGGGAAACGGGTCCAGCGTGACCGGGGGATTGATATGAAGCAGGCATGGTTTGTGGGGATGATGCTGGCGCTTGCCGGCGGACAAGTGTGGGCGGACGATTGGCCCTATCCTGAGGATACACCCACCCCGGTACCGGTGAGCGTCGGTGTTGCCGGTGACTATCCAGCCGATATCAGCCGCTTCCTGATGGCGCGCGGCGCGCGCAGTGTGGCGCCCAACACCGATGGCAACGCTGTTGCCTATGTGTCTTCGGTGACCGGCGTGCCGCAAATCTGGATCGCGCCGACGGCGGGCGGCCAGCCGCACCAGCTGACCTTCGGCGGTGGCGTCACCTTCTTCCGCTGGCATCCGGATGGCATGCATCTTCTGTACGGCGCTGACAATAACGGCGACGAGCGCGAGGCCTATTATATGATCAGCACGGACGGCAAGTCCGAACGGGTGATCCTGCCGGCCTCCGATGCCTATCGCGCATTCGGTGATTTCGACGGCGACGGCAAACGCATCGTCTATGCCTCCACCGAACGCACGGGGCGCGATTTTGATATCTATGTCGCCGACCTTGATACCGGTACGGCGAAGCTCGTGTATCAGGCCGAGTTCGGCTTCATGCCGCAATCATGGCAGCCCGGCACCGATACGGTTGTGGTTGCCGAAACGCGTGGCGAGGACGCCGCTGACGTGCATCTCCTGAACGTGGCAACGGGCGAGATGAAGGCGCTTTACAAGCCGAAGGTCGCGGCGGCCTACACAGGCTTCAACTGGACACCCGATGGCAAGAAGCTTTACTTCGCTTCGAATGTCGACGGCGAATATGCGCAGGTGATGGTCTATGAGCCCGCCAGCGGCAAGACCGTGCCCTTCGCCCCGGCAGCAGCCAAGGGTGTCGATGTCGACGAGGTCGCTATGTGCGGCGGTGGGCGTTACCTCGCCTGGACGACCAATGAAGGCGGCTACAGCAAACTTCATCTTTACGATTTCAAATATCAGCGCGCCGCGGGTGTGCCCTATCTGCCAGATGGCGTGATGTCGCTCAACTGGGCGCTCGGGCATCATTCAGCGCTCGCGATTACAGTGAACGGCCCGGCGAGCCCCGGCGACAGTTTCGTCTGGCGTGTCACGGATGGCAGCATGGACCGTGTGCTGACGCCCGATATGGCCGGGCTTGATGCCTCCCGCATGGTGCGGCCGGAAGCCATCTCCTTCAAGGCGCGCGATGGTGTCACTGTTCACGGGCTGCTCTATCTGCCGCAAGGTGTCGCGAAGCCGCCCGTTG
The Gimibacter soli DNA segment above includes these coding regions:
- a CDS encoding S9 family peptidase translates to MKQAWFVGMMLALAGGQVWADDWPYPEDTPTPVPVSVGVAGDYPADISRFLMARGARSVAPNTDGNAVAYVSSVTGVPQIWIAPTAGGQPHQLTFGGGVTFFRWHPDGMHLLYGADNNGDEREAYYMISTDGKSERVILPASDAYRAFGDFDGDGKRIVYASTERTGRDFDIYVADLDTGTAKLVYQAEFGFMPQSWQPGTDTVVVAETRGEDAADVHLLNVATGEMKALYKPKVAAAYTGFNWTPDGKKLYFASNVDGEYAQVMVYEPASGKTVPFAPAAAKGVDVDEVAMCGGGRYLAWTTNEGGYSKLHLYDFKYQRAAGVPYLPDGVMSLNWALGHHSALAITVNGPASPGDSFVWRVTDGSMDRVLTPDMAGLDASRMVRPEAISFKARDGVTVHGLLYLPQGVAKPPVVVDVHGGPTAQARPEWASATQYLVGRGIAVLDINVRGSTGYGKTYTRLDNQEKRLDSVRDLADAVAWLKKDGRVDGTRAAVMGGSYGGYMVNAVMGLYPGTFRAGVSIVGVSDWVRALEEASPGLKASDRIEYGDIREKKWQDFYAVNSPINTVGKIEGAMMFSHGVNDPRDPVTESDRMVKALRDKGQTVDYLRWPDEGHSVRKLSNRLIMYRRVAHFLETQLGVKGQE